A region of the Arthrobacter sp. FW306-07-I genome:
ACCAGGTGGGACCGGACCTCAAAACGAACCCACACCAGACACCGAGAACATCACCATCTTGGCGGGCACTCTTGGCGGACGTCGGTGCGGTCCAATCGATGTCTCGCAAAGCCAACTGCTACGACAACGCCGTCATTGAGAACTTCTTCGGACACCTCAAAGAAGAGCTCTTCCACCGCGTCCGATTCCTCAACACCGATGCTCTGGTGTCAGCGCTGCACGAATACATCCACTGGTACAACACTGAACGAATCTCCACAAAGCTCAAGGGCCTCAGTCCGATCCAGTACCGTGCGCAGACTATGGCGGCCTAAGTCCATTCACCTACAACTACTCCGCGAATCCACCCGGACCTAAGCAACGTGACCTAACCACCAATCTGTGAATGCGCAACAATATTCAATAGCTACGGACTGGAGGATTTGATGTCGACGCCAGAGCTGGTCGGCGTAATCTGGGTTTGCTGTGGGCTGGCTATGCTCGTTCTAGGCCGACTGATGGAAAGCTTCGCGGCGAGAAGCTACTCACGTAGTCACCCAGGCCAGGACGTTGACCGGTATATCAGGCGTCAACGGCTTCAGTACAGGACGCTTGCCGCCTTAGGAATTATTGCCGGTGTGATCCTCCTCGTGTACCGCCTCTCAGGCGGTCAATTTGAAGGAGAATAACTTTGTCGCCCTCGCTCTATTCTGCTGCCGCCTGCGTGGTCTCCGGTGTGCTCATCATCTTGAGCCGGAATTGGTTCGCCCGTTCAATGATGGACGGGCTTAGAGGCTTTGCAAAGGATCTCTCATCTGAAGGCCTCAGGCGTTTTTGCAGCACAGGACTGGTAATTTTCGGACTGTCCCTTGTAGCAACTGGCATAGGAATACTTCTTGCATCCGTTGTCCAACAACTTGCAAGCCAGTAGCGAACGAGAGGTTGTAGAGAAGGTCCTCTCCTAAGCGAGGCAGGACCTTCTCTACGACAGCGATTCTTTGGCCGCTAGAGTGGATCCGGCACATCTAAGGGTCCAACATTTGGGGACCAGTTCACCCAAGGGGTCCGGCCCTTCCCGTCGGATCTTCCCCAGGTGCGCGGCGGCCTCCCCCGCTAGCGCACTCCGCCGGCCGCGATGACGCTGCCGCGGGCGCAGCCACTTCCAGCCAACCCGCAGAAACTGCCACTACTGTGAAAGGACGCAATCAGTCCTACAGCAGGCAAGGAAACCCGTGGCCGACGAGATCCGCATGACCGAGGACGACACCGTCGCCCCCGACGCCAGCCCGATCGAAGACTTCCTGGAGCTGCGCCTGCTCACCGCAGGCCCACCGACCGGCCCCGTAGACTTTCCCCAGGAAGACCACCGGCTCGACGAGCCGTAACCACTGCAGCGCTGACGCTGCACCATAGATTTCCTAATTCTGTATTAGCGGCTCCAATTGGGCTTTCGAAGCCGCTAACTGTGACGGGTTTCCTGACACCTGGGCTGCCGGTGTACTCCTATAAATTTCCTGGCCCCTGAGGCCTCGCAAAAGAGCGGCAGCCACTCGGCCGACTGGGCGTCCCGAAGCCCGTCACAGAAGGTTACCCGTCCTCCTTTTCGCGTCCTAAGCGGTTTCCTAGCTCCCGCGGAGTGTCTGCGAACCCGGCAGGACTGCCAGGGGGAAGCTCTTTGTGGTGCGAGCCCATCAAGGGGAGACCTCTCTCTAAATTCCCGAGCCGCCGAGCTCTTGATTAAGACTGAGGCCCCCTGGATGAGCCGGTGTCACGAACGGCTAGTGAGATGGCGGACCAAAGAGTCCTGGAATTAGGTCGCCGCGTGCCCCGAACAGGCTCACCCATACAGGGAAAAGAGTTAGGAGCAGGAATTGAACGTGTACTGCGGCATCGACTGGGCCGAAAACCACCACGACATCGCGCTCGTCAACGACGCGGGCGAGCTTCTCGCCAAGCAACGCATCACAGATGACACCACAGGCTACAAGAGCCTACTGGAACTGCTCGCTGCGCACGGAGACAGCCCGGAGGCCCCGATCCCCATAGCGATCGAGACCAGCCATGGGCTTTTGGTAGCCACTTTGCGAACGGGAACCCGCCGGATTTACGCGGTGAACCCACTCTCAGCCGCCCGGTACCGGGATAGGTACGCACTCTCCGGCAAGAAATCCGACCACGGCGACGCGCTCGTCCTGGCAAACATCCTGCGTACCGACATGGCAGCCCACCGACCCCTGCCGCAGGACAGCGAATTGGCCCAAGCAATCACCGTCTTGGCCCGCGCTCAGCAAGACGCTGTCTGGGCGCGGCAGCAAATAGCCAACCAGGTCCGCTCGCTCCTGAGGTGCTACTACCCTGCAGCCCTCCAGGCGTTCCTCGCCAAACAGAATGGCCTCATCCGGGAAGATGCCCGAGTGGTCCTTACCATCGCTCCTACCCCTGCCCGGGCGGCGAAACTTACGACAACACAGCTGCAAGCAGCCCTTCGCCGATCAGGACGCAGCAGGGGAATCGAGGCTGAAGCGGCCAGAATCAAGGAGATCTTCCGGGCTAACTACGCCCAGCACCCACAGACCGTCGAGGACGCCATGGGCATGCAATTAGCATCCCTGCTACTGCAACTGGACGCTGCATGCATAGCGGCAGACAGACTCGCCGAAGCCGTTGAAGAAGCCTTCCTGCAGCACCCAGACGCACAAATTCTTCTGAGCTTCCCAGGCTTAGGCGTCCAACTCGGCGCACGAATACTTGCGGAAGTGGGGGACGATCCCACGCGATTCGTTGACGCCCGAGCGCTGAAGGCCTATGCCGGATCAGCACCAATCACCCGCGCATCAGGGAAGAAGATCTACGTCGGCCGACGATACGTCAAAAACGACCGGCTCATGAACGCAGGATTTCTATGGGCCTTCGCCTCCCTCAAATGCTCCACGGGTGCTTACGAACACTACCGACGGCGCCGCGCAGCTGGCGATTGGCACGCAGCTGCCCAGCGCAACCTCTTTAACCGGTTCCTCGGGCAGCTCTATTTCTGTCTCAAAACGCCGGAACCCATTCGATGAGCAACACGCCTTCGCATCTGCCGCCTGACCACAACCCCAACCACACAACCTAAGCAGGAGAGCCACTACGCGGGCTGAATCATGGCGATAGAGCGGTCCCGGCGAGGACGGCTTTCCAGACCATTGACAAGAACTTGAAGGCTCGCTGACAGTAGTTCATGGATTCAACAGCGCGGGATAGAAGGATTCTGTGAGTCTTGCAGCGGTTGGTCTGGGACTAGCTGGCAGTGTTGATGCCGGTCGTTCTGCCTGGCGCGTGACTCGAAAAAACAATTGCCCCTTGAGGGTGCGTTTCCCCCGATTTGTCCGCGCGGGGTGGAGCGACCGGCATTGACCTGTCCCACGACGGTGGCTTGATCAGAAGCTTGCCCAGCCTCTGGAGGTTGTGGCTCATCACAGTTTTGCCTCGAAGTGACACCTCCCAGGTTCAGCGCCGGTCGTGATGCGACCAGTCTTGCCCGTTCGAAAGGAAGGAGGGTGGCCGCGTTGACCATCGTTGCGCAGACCCGCCCGTTCGTCATCGGCGTGGACTGTCACGCCCGCACACACACGTACGCCATCATCGAGGCCAGCACCAAGCGACAAATCGCGTGCGAGCAGTTCCCGACCACCCCGGCAGGGGTGTCCCGCGCACTTGGCTGGGTAGGCCGACGGACAGACGGCGATATGGGGTGTCTTTGGGCTGTTGAGGGTATCGGCTCATATGGGGCACGTCTGGCCCGGGCAGTAACGGACGCCGGTTACGACGTCGCCGAGGCCCCACGGATGAACGCCCGAGGCCGTCGGGGGCTGGGCAAATCGGACCCGCTGGACGCCGCCGCCATCGGAGCCGCTGTCCTTGGCTTGGAGGAGTCCCAGCTCCGAGCTCCACGCCGGGATGAAGGAACCCGTGCCGGACTCAGGATCCTCAGCGCCGCCCGGGACCAGCTGACCCGGGACCGAACAATGAATGTCAATGCACTCATCGCCTTGCTCCGAGCCCATGATCTCGGAATCGACGCCCGTAAACCGCTGGTTCCCGCCCAGATCGCGACGATCACCAGATGGCGGGAGCGACAGGAGCCGATCGAACTGTCTATCGCGCGCGAGGAAGCAGTTCGGTTGGCGCGCCGCGTTATCGAAGTAACCACTCAGCTGGGTGCGAACCAGAAGCGCATGACAGAGCTAATTCAGCAAAGCCCCGCTGCGCCGCTATTGGAGATGGTGGGTGCCGGGGCTGTCACGATCGCCACTGTCCTGACAGCCTGGTCGCATCCAGGAAGGGTTCGCAGCGAAGCTGCCTTCGCCTCACTGGCAGGGGTGAATCCCTTGCCAGCCTCAAGCGGTAACACTGTTCGACACAGGCTCAACCGGGGCGGTGATAGACGCCTAAACCGAGCCTTGCACACCATCACTATGACCCGGATGGTCCACGACCCCGGAACACGGGAGTACGTCACCAAACGCACTCAAGAAGGCCGTAGCTACCGCGAAATCCGCAGATCCCTCAAGCGCTACATCGCCCGAACCCTCTACCGCCAACTCAACACCCTTTACGCCACCGCCGAACCGGTCCCATCACCCGTTGCCGGGGCAGCCCCTTAGCCCGGAATGGGAGCACACGAAGTACATCACCCAGGATGATCAGCCTTGGCGGCGGTCGTCCGGACCTCCAGGCATTGCCAAGAACGCGGCCAGCGCAACTGCACGACAGTGACGGATGGGCTTTCGAAAATGATGGCGGGCACTTCCGCAGTTTTGTCCAAGGTTTTGATCAAATCGTTGCTGATTTTTGGCGTGGGGGTTTAGCGTCAGGGCATCACTCGTTGGGGGGTTCGGGCTTTCGGTAACTGGGGATTGCCGCGGATCTTTTCGTAGAAAGCTCGTGGGGGATGTCTACTGTTCAGCGCTCGATTCGTTCTGCCATTTTTCGGCCTGTCTCAGCCGGTTTTCTTGCCATCAGGGCGGTGATCACCACCGTTGTTGCCCTGAGCATCACGATCGCGGGGCTAAGCGCACCGGCGTTCGCCGTTCCTGGGAGTGTCGGTTCGGTCTCCGCTGCTCCGGCCTCCATCCAGACGCCGGGCCTGGCTCCGATGCAGTCCACACCTTCGGTGCAGGCCGGTGTGTTTGTGCCGGTACAGGGCAGGGTGGTGGACACCAGAACCGGTCAGGGCGGGATTACCGGTCCGCTGACGCCGAACACGTGGTACCCGTTCCAGATCCTGGGCGCAGGCGGGGTCCCGACCACTGGTGTGGATGCGGTGTTGGTGTCGTTGACGGTTGTGGGAAGTACCAGTGCCAGTGCAGCGCAGGTCGTGCCGAACACCGCCCGGCAGCGTGAGACGACGGTGTTGTATTCCGGGACCGGGGACACGATGTCCAATTCCGCGATTGTCGCCGTGGGGACCGACGGCAAGCTTGCCTTGCTGGCCACTACCTCGCAGCAGTTCATCGTCGATGTTCAGGGCTATTTCACCAGTGGGGATACCCCGGCTCCGGGCGCGTTCGTTTCGGTGCCAACATCCCGGGTGATTGATACCCGCGACGGGACGGGTTACCCGGCCGGTGCCTGGACGGGCACGGGGATCAAGAGCCTGACGTTGAAGGGCAAGGGCGGGGTCCCGGACACCGCAACGGCTGTGTTTGCCAATATCACCGTTATCAGCACCGATGCCCCGAACCCGATTTTCGAGACCCTTCCCGGCGGCGGCTTCGACGCCGGGGCAGGCCCGGGCACCTCACTGAACTTCCGCGGCAATGAAATCACCGCCGTCGCGGCGGTCCTGAACCTCAATGCCGCCGGCGTCGTGGATATCAAGCACTATGCGTCCACGGCGGGGGTGAACGTGATCGTTGATATCCAGGGCTATTTTGACGGGCAGGTCTCCAACAGTGCTTTCACGACGGTTGAGTCCCGGCTGTACGACTCGAGGCTGACGAACACCCCAATCGCGCCTTACGGCAGGATCGAGCTGCAGATCGCCGGGGTCGGCGGCCTGCCCGTGGCCTCGACAAACCTGGCCGGCGTGATGATGAACGTGACCCCGTTGAGCAGTGGCGGCGGGTTCCTGCGGATCTGGCCCTCGGATGAGCCCGAGCCGAACCTGAGCACCGTGAACTACTCCCCGGATCCGGCGTCCAACAACGTTGTCGTTCGACCCAGCGCCACCACGGGGAAGATCATGATCTACAACGAAGGATCCAGCCCCGTCAATTACGTGATCGATTCCCAGGGCTGGTTCAACAACGCGAACCTGCTCCCACCGGTCACCGTTGACGGTTCCCAGTCAGGGGCCCGGGGCAAGGCCTCGATGGTTCCCCACACCCTGACCGACTCCGCGAAAATCGCACTCAATCCGACCAACGGCAACGCCGTTCTCACCGGCCGGCTGTTCAACATCCGTGGCATCGGGCAGGACATGAACGTCGCCTGGCGGTACAACACCAGGTACGACCACCGCCCCACCCTGTCGATGGGCCGGCTGGAAACGGCACTGAGGATCGACCCTCCGACCGGCAACATGATCTACACCGCCCCGGACGGCGGCTGGTACACCTTTGCCAACACCGCCGGCGCGTACGCGATGGCCCAGGAACTGAACGCCTCTTTGACCAAGATCTCCACCACCGAGTACTGGCTGCGGTTCAACGACACCGGAATCACCAACGTCTACCAGGACGACGGGACCAACTTCGCCATGGTCCGCTCCGTCGACGCGAACGCCATCAACCCGAACACCGTGAGCTACACCTACAGCAACGGCCGGCTGACCCAGACCACCGACACCCAGGGCCGCACCATCTCCTACGTCTACAACGACACCCGGAACCTGAACCAGCCCTCCGCGATAACCGACAACTCCCTGAACCGCACCGTCAACATCGAATACGGCGGCGGCGAAGGCCGGATGTCAAAGATCACCGACGCCACCGGCACGGTCACCACCTTCGCCTACACCAACGGCAAACTCACCTCCTACACCGACGGCCGCACCAACACCACGGCCCTGACCCACGCCACGGACGGATGGGTGAACACCATCACCTACGGCCAAGGCACCGCCGCGGCCGCGACCTGGACCCAGACGCACAACGCGGACGGCAGCCTCTCCTACCTGACCGACCCGAACAGCAAACAGACCACCTACACCCTGGACGCCAGCAAAACCCGCGTCCTCACCACCACGGACCCGAACGGCAACACCACCTCGGCAAAGTTTGACGGGCACGACAACCGCACCAGCAGCACCAACGGGCTCGGGCAGGCCACCACCTACGCCTACAATGCGGGTAATTCCCTGACGAAGATCACCTCACCTCTGGCCGGGCCCACAGGGACGGCAGGGGAGGTGTCCTTCACCTACCCGACGACTATCGGGGACCCGCTACTGAACTACCGCCCGGACACCTCCACCACCAGTGAGGGCAACACAAGCACCGTCCAGTACGACCCCAACACCAAAAACCCGTTAGCGATCCTGACCCCCGACGGGCTCGGCGGTACACCCCGCCGCTACTACCAGGGCGACGCGGCAGGAACGAGCTGTGGCGCCAAGCCCGGATCACTGTGCCGATCCACCGACGGCAACGGCAACCAAACGACCTACGCCTATGACCTTGCGGGGAACGTTGCCACCGTGACCCCGCCCGCCCCGCTTGGAGCCACCACCTACACCTATGACGCCGTCGGCAGGGTCGGGACGGCGAAAGACGGCAAGAACCAGACCGCGACCTACACCTACGACAACAACGACCGGATCACCCAGATCCGTTACGCCGCAACCTGCGTGCCAGCCACCTGCGTCGCCTACACCTACGACAACGCCGGGAACCTCACCACCCGCGTCGATGCCGGCGGAACCACCACCTACACCTGGGATGCGCAGAACCGGCCCACCGGTAAAACCATCGGCGGGGTCACCACCACCGTCACCTACGACGGGGCCTCGAATATCCTGACCTACACTGACCCGCTCGGAACCGTGACCTACCGGTACGACGGCGCCAACCGGCTCACCGCCCTGGCTGAACCCGGTGGGTCCTGTCCGGCCGTCCTGGTGTTCCCGAACAGCACCAAATGCACCGGCTTCGACTACGACAAGGCCAACCGGCGCACCGTCACGAAGTACCCCAACGAAGTCAAGAACACCACCACGTACGACGGGGCAGGCAAGATCACGGACATCACCGCGAGCAACGCCAGCAACACCGTCCTGGCCAAACGCGCCTACACCTACACCAGCAATGCAGGAAAAGACGGTGCGCTCCGCGCCACCATGAGCACCGACACCGGAGCGGTCACGACTTACGGCTATGACAAGCTCAACCGACTCACTTCATCTCTTAGCGGTGGCGTCACGGATTCGTGGACCTATGACGCGAACAGCAACCGGCTGACCGAAGCGAAGACTGGGACCGCCACCGTCTACACCACGTTCAACGCAGCAGACCAGCTCTGCTGGCACGCCACCACACCCGGTACCTGCTCCGCTCCACCATCAGGGGCCGTGATGTATGGGTACGACGCGAACGGCAACACCACCCTCGCCGGCTCCACCGGCACCACCCAGGCGTACAACGTCTTCAACCAATTCATCACCAACACCAACGGCTCGACGGTAACGAACTACACCTACGCGGGGACCCGCAACGATGAACGCCTCGCCGCAGGATCCACCAGCTTCCTCAACGGCTCCCTCGGTGTCGCGCAGCAGACCAAATCAGGTGCCAGCACCTCGTTTATCCGAGACCCCGACGGTAGGCTCATCAGCATGCGCACCAGTGCCGGCGCCAGCTACTACTACACCATTGACGCACTCGGCTCGACCATCCTGCTCACCGACAGCGCCCAGGCAAAAGCTGCGACCTACACCTACGACTCCTGGGGCGTGCCCACCAGCACCACCGGCACACAAGCAGCAACCAACCCCTGGACCTACGCCGGCGGCTACAACGACACGACCAGCAACCGCATCAAATTTGGCGCCCGCTACTACAACCCCGGCCGCGGACGCTTCACCCAACCCGACCCCTCAGGGCAAGAATCCAACCGCTACGCCTACGTCAGCTGCAACCCAGTAAATGCAACTGATTCGACCGGTCTTATTTCCGAGGGATGTGCCGTTTCCCGCGTCGGGCTACTGATTGGTCTGTTCTTGTTTGTTGCTACCGCGCCTGTGTCGGCTCCTGTCAGCATATGGGGAGCCACTGCGCTTGGGTTGAGATTAGCTTCGCTCAGTATCGGTGCCGGATCCTCTGCTGTGGCATGCTCATGAAGCGCCTAGCTATCGTAGGATGGCTCGTGGTCGCCGGGGTCGGCGCTTATTTGGGAGCCACGGCCCAGAACAATGACCTTAGGCTCGGCGGATTTGCGCTAGCAGTTAGTGCCGCACTTGTGGCCGTTTTTGAACTTGCAACCTTCTTCAGGAACCGACAAAACAACAACGGGAAACGGCCTAAAGAGTAGTGCGAGGAAGGGCTGCACCAGCCGCGCCAAAATCGTCCCCGAGGCTGCTCGCCCTGGCAGTGTCTTGAAAGACAACAGTTTTTCAAGACACTCTCGCCGACCTCGGGTGGGACCAGCGACGGCCGCGCGAGCGGGCGGAATGGCCGGGTGTTCGTGTCTCGTTAATGCCTCTCACAGTAAATCGTCTCGCCGCGGGTGCATCGGGGGCTTTTCGAGCCAGAATTGCCTTGTGAGGCTACTGGGTTACACCCGCGTGAGTACTTCCAGCCAAGACGCCCAGCTGCAGCTGGATGCACTGATGGAGGCTGGCGTGCAGAAACGCGATGTCTTCACCGATGTCACTTCCGGTAGCAAGACGGCAATCGAGCGGCCGGGAATGAAAAGGCTCCTCGAGTACGCCGAGGAGGGGGACACCGTTGTTGTGTGGCGGGTCGACCGGCTGGGACGGTCACTGATGGACGTGCTGAACACGGTGGCCCTGCTGCGCGGCCGCGGTGTGCAGGTCCGGTCCATCTCCGATGGCATCGACCCGGCAACCTCGACCGGCCGGCTGATGTTGAACATGCTCGCAACCCTTGCCGAGTATGAACGCGAGCTCATCGTCGAGCGCGTCAATGCCGGCATCGCCGCGGCACGACAGAACGGCACACGCTTCGGCCGCCCGCTGTCCGACCGTGCCGTCATCGCGGACAAACTCGCAATCGCACAGGACGCCCGCGCCAAAGGCCGCACCGCCGAGGACGCTGCCCGTCTCGTTGGCTGGAGCCGCGCAACGCTCTACCGCCACCAGCAAGCCCGCGCTGCACACGAGAGCACCACCACCTAGGCCGGAAACCCCGTGCGGTTCCTGAAGATCCGGATTGCCGGCCTCGCCTAGCCAGCGCGCCCAGGTCTACTGCACGGACCTCGCTTCGCTCGGGCTGTAGAAGCGTTTTCCTGTTTTTTGCTGCTGTCCTGCGGATCGTACGTGCCCGCTCCACCGGCTCAACCGTCCTGCGGACGGCTGCGCAGCCGATGCCTTGTGTCGGCGCTTCGCTTATTTCCTCCCACAACCCATCGCCTGCTTGCCCTTCGGGTTGCCCCGGCTCCGTCGGGCACAGCTCCGCGATGCTCCGCCAGCAGGCAAAAAACGCCCGGGTGAGAGGGGAAGCTGGCCGGGCACCAAAGCCGCCCCACTCACCGGATCCTCAGCAAAGGACGAGAGAAACCATGAACGATCGCATTGCACGCGCAGCCCTGACCCGTCTCTTCGAACCCGGCGACCGCATCGGCCGGGCCCTCGTGGGCAGGCTCGGCGCGTACGCCGCACTGCGGCTTGCCACCGGCGCCCAACCCGCCCACACCCTCCCGGACGTCACGGCCGAAGAACTGGCGGCCGCATTGAAGCGCTGGGCACCCCGGGTACCGGACCTGGACCCGGAAAAGGACCTAGCCACCATCGAACGCCTGGGCGGCGGGTTCCTCACCCCGGGGGATGAGCACTGGCCGGAAGACCTGGACGACCTGCCCGACGCCCCGTACGGGCTCTGGTACCGGGGCAACATCGATAACGGCATCCCGGCACCGTCTCAGTGCGTGGCCCTGACTGGTTCCCGCGACTCCACCACCTATGGCGCCTCCGTGACAGGCGACATGGCATACGGGTTGGCCCAACGTGGAATCTGCATCGTCTCCGGTCTTGCCTACGGCATTGATGCGCACGCGCACCGGGCAGCGTTGGCCGGAAGCACCGGAGAGAGCCCGGCGACCCTCGCGGTGCTGGCCGGAGGCCTTGACCGGGACTATCCGTCCGGCAACGCTGACCTCGCGGCCGCGATCCGCGGCAACGGCATGACGCTCTCAGAGCTGCCGCCCGGTTCCGCCCCGACCCGCTACAGGTTCCTCCAGAGGAACCGCATCATCGCCGCCCTCGCAGGGGTGACCTGTGTCGTGGAAGCCCGCTGGCGCTCGGGGGCACTGAACACAGCCCACCACGCCGAGACCATTGCCCGGCATGTCGCGGCCGTCCCGGGGAGCGTGCACAGCGCCAACTCGGCAGGATGCCATCGGCTGCTAAAGGAAGGCGGGGCGGTGCTGGTGTCCGATGCGGCCGAACTGGCCGAACTCCTCGCAGGTTAAGACCGTCAGGTGGCCGTCCCCTTTGCGGGGCGGTCACCAGGGCGGTCCGCCGTCGGGGCTGGCTTACGCTGTGGGTTGGCGGCGGCGGACCGCCATTCCGTACACTGATTGCAGGCGATCTCGGGTGCCGCGGCCGCCGAAGTCACGGAGCCCGAAAAGTAGAGCCGGGGTGCTGATCGATGGTTCGCAGCGCTCACCACGAAAAGGGCGTCCGCGGGCGCGGCCGGCTAAGGGGTCCAGTGCCGACTCCGCAGAGCTCCGCCGCCCCTGGGACCTGTCTATCTACGCTGTGTCGCGTCGGATGTTTTGCTCAGCGAGCCGCCGCCACCGGCACAGAACGAGGGCGACAAAGCTGTTGAGGATGGCGATAAAAACATCGCCTGTGGCAGGGCGGCCGATGAGCGGGTCTGCGGCTACCAGCACCAGCGACCCGGCTGCGGCCAGCACGAACACACCTCCGAGGATCCGCAGGACCCTGTGAGGACGGCCGTCACGTGCGGCAGGATCACTCATTTCTGGAAAGCACCGCTGTTGCCCCCTTCAGGCAGGCCCTCATCGCCGAGCG
Encoded here:
- a CDS encoding RHS repeat domain-containing protein; the encoded protein is MITTVVALSITIAGLSAPAFAVPGSVGSVSAAPASIQTPGLAPMQSTPSVQAGVFVPVQGRVVDTRTGQGGITGPLTPNTWYPFQILGAGGVPTTGVDAVLVSLTVVGSTSASAAQVVPNTARQRETTVLYSGTGDTMSNSAIVAVGTDGKLALLATTSQQFIVDVQGYFTSGDTPAPGAFVSVPTSRVIDTRDGTGYPAGAWTGTGIKSLTLKGKGGVPDTATAVFANITVISTDAPNPIFETLPGGGFDAGAGPGTSLNFRGNEITAVAAVLNLNAAGVVDIKHYASTAGVNVIVDIQGYFDGQVSNSAFTTVESRLYDSRLTNTPIAPYGRIELQIAGVGGLPVASTNLAGVMMNVTPLSSGGGFLRIWPSDEPEPNLSTVNYSPDPASNNVVVRPSATTGKIMIYNEGSSPVNYVIDSQGWFNNANLLPPVTVDGSQSGARGKASMVPHTLTDSAKIALNPTNGNAVLTGRLFNIRGIGQDMNVAWRYNTRYDHRPTLSMGRLETALRIDPPTGNMIYTAPDGGWYTFANTAGAYAMAQELNASLTKISTTEYWLRFNDTGITNVYQDDGTNFAMVRSVDANAINPNTVSYTYSNGRLTQTTDTQGRTISYVYNDTRNLNQPSAITDNSLNRTVNIEYGGGEGRMSKITDATGTVTTFAYTNGKLTSYTDGRTNTTALTHATDGWVNTITYGQGTAAAATWTQTHNADGSLSYLTDPNSKQTTYTLDASKTRVLTTTDPNGNTTSAKFDGHDNRTSSTNGLGQATTYAYNAGNSLTKITSPLAGPTGTAGEVSFTYPTTIGDPLLNYRPDTSTTSEGNTSTVQYDPNTKNPLAILTPDGLGGTPRRYYQGDAAGTSCGAKPGSLCRSTDGNGNQTTYAYDLAGNVATVTPPAPLGATTYTYDAVGRVGTAKDGKNQTATYTYDNNDRITQIRYAATCVPATCVAYTYDNAGNLTTRVDAGGTTTYTWDAQNRPTGKTIGGVTTTVTYDGASNILTYTDPLGTVTYRYDGANRLTALAEPGGSCPAVLVFPNSTKCTGFDYDKANRRTVTKYPNEVKNTTTYDGAGKITDITASNASNTVLAKRAYTYTSNAGKDGALRATMSTDTGAVTTYGYDKLNRLTSSLSGGVTDSWTYDANSNRLTEAKTGTATVYTTFNAADQLCWHATTPGTCSAPPSGAVMYGYDANGNTTLAGSTGTTQAYNVFNQFITNTNGSTVTNYTYAGTRNDERLAAGSTSFLNGSLGVAQQTKSGASTSFIRDPDGRLISMRTSAGASYYYTIDALGSTILLTDSAQAKAATYTYDSWGVPTSTTGTQAATNPWTYAGGYNDTTSNRIKFGARYYNPGRGRFTQPDPSGQESNRYAYVSCNPVNATDSTGLISEGCAVSRVGLLIGLFLFVATAPVSAPVSIWGATALGLRLASLSIGAGSSAVACS
- a CDS encoding IS3 family transposase, producing MSRKANCYDNAVIENFFGHLKEELFHRVRFLNTDALVSALHEYIHWYNTERISTKLKGLSPIQYRAQTMAA
- the dprA gene encoding DNA-processing protein DprA, whose amino-acid sequence is MNDRIARAALTRLFEPGDRIGRALVGRLGAYAALRLATGAQPAHTLPDVTAEELAAALKRWAPRVPDLDPEKDLATIERLGGGFLTPGDEHWPEDLDDLPDAPYGLWYRGNIDNGIPAPSQCVALTGSRDSTTYGASVTGDMAYGLAQRGICIVSGLAYGIDAHAHRAALAGSTGESPATLAVLAGGLDRDYPSGNADLAAAIRGNGMTLSELPPGSAPTRYRFLQRNRIIAALAGVTCVVEARWRSGALNTAHHAETIARHVAAVPGSVHSANSAGCHRLLKEGGAVLVSDAAELAELLAG
- a CDS encoding IS110 family transposase, which gives rise to MTIVAQTRPFVIGVDCHARTHTYAIIEASTKRQIACEQFPTTPAGVSRALGWVGRRTDGDMGCLWAVEGIGSYGARLARAVTDAGYDVAEAPRMNARGRRGLGKSDPLDAAAIGAAVLGLEESQLRAPRRDEGTRAGLRILSAARDQLTRDRTMNVNALIALLRAHDLGIDARKPLVPAQIATITRWRERQEPIELSIAREEAVRLARRVIEVTTQLGANQKRMTELIQQSPAAPLLEMVGAGAVTIATVLTAWSHPGRVRSEAAFASLAGVNPLPASSGNTVRHRLNRGGDRRLNRALHTITMTRMVHDPGTREYVTKRTQEGRSYREIRRSLKRYIARTLYRQLNTLYATAEPVPSPVAGAAP
- a CDS encoding recombinase family protein; protein product: MRLLGYTRVSTSSQDAQLQLDALMEAGVQKRDVFTDVTSGSKTAIERPGMKRLLEYAEEGDTVVVWRVDRLGRSLMDVLNTVALLRGRGVQVRSISDGIDPATSTGRLMLNMLATLAEYERELIVERVNAGIAAARQNGTRFGRPLSDRAVIADKLAIAQDARAKGRTAEDAARLVGWSRATLYRHQQARAAHESTTT